One Paramisgurnus dabryanus chromosome 9, PD_genome_1.1, whole genome shotgun sequence genomic window, TGGCCTCCTCTTGAAAGCGTTCCCATTCCTTTAGCATTTTGCTGTCAGGAAAAGAGATTCCGTAGATCCGCTGGAGAGTCTCCATATCCGCACGACCTTCCCAGTATGTAGATGAATTCTGAACAGCAGTGAATATTTCATTGAACATCTAATATTTCATACGTGTAGTGTTCATTCAAATGCCTGGATTTATATCTTTTAGAAGAATTCCTGCTCGTACACAAGTGCTGGCACAATACAATAATGATTTATATCAAACGTAAAGCTCAGGGATGAAATGTGTTACCTTATAGATCTTCATAGCTTTAATTTTCCCCGTGTGTCGTACATGTGGCCCTCGACACAGATCAATCAAAGGGCCGCACCTATAAGAGACAGAGACTGAATCCACGAGAAGAACAAAGATTTTTAGCAGAACCGAGGAATAAAGCATCACGTGTTACCTGTACACTGTGGTGGTGGGTGTAGACACCTTCTCATTCAGAATGCGACATTTGAACTTGTTgtactacaaaaaaaaaagaataaaaaaagatgttttATTTAAACACGCAGATCAAATAACTTCTTAAACCTTTAAATGACTGATGTCTCACCTTAAACATCTTCAGCAGGGTTTCCTTACTGACCTCCAGTCTCTCAAATGTCTGTTTGTCCTTCACGATGGCTTTACAGATGTTCTCCAGATTACTGAACTCAGTGCTTGACACTCCTCTGTGAGGAACCAAACAGAAACGTTTGACAACATGACGATCAAACAAACCCAAAGCATAGCCCTGCAATCACGCTGACTAACTTTTGCCCATCCAGGAACATGTCGTAGTAGAAGCCGTTCTCGATGGGTGGACCGTAACAGAGACATCCGCCGTAGAAACGCTCCATGGCTTCTCCCAGGATATGAGCGCTGGAATGCCAATACACCTGAGATGGAACAGACAATCTGTTAAAGgcgacatatcatgaaaatctgactttttccatgtttaaatgctataattgggtccccagtgcttctatcgacctagaaaatgtgataaagatcaactcagtaacttagttttggtaaaccattctctgcaagcatgtgaaaaatagcttATTGAAATTTGGGATCTTATATTATaacaccgccccttaatctgcactatccaaccacacagagagagagagagagaaatcaaTCTCACCTGACTTAATGTCTCCATTATATGTAGAAACtgttcaacagagtttcaaaggactctaaataaTCCCAAAccaggcataagggtcttatctagcgaaacgaaggaaaataaaaaatatgcacttttaaaccacaacttctcgtcttcctccggtcgttTGACGCGCCaccgcgacctcacgtaattgcgtagtgaTGTAGAGaggtcatgtgttacatatatgaaacgcacatttgcggaccattttaaacaataaactgacacaaagacattaattaggatcattcaacatacaacaatgtcggaacggtcctctttttttcacacttttaaaCACTGGGTCTAAGTTTTGCATACGTcctccgtgacctcttgacgtgatgacatattgcgtgaggtcacgctggcgtatcacaggaccggagatagacgagaagttgtggtttaaaagtgcatattttttttttttttttcatttgctagataagacccttatgcctcgtttgagatcttttaaagtcctttgaaactacaaattaaaactgcataaaactgttaaagggacacaaggcagcatttttatgttaataaatcatcttcgtaagtcggtatatggttaaatgactcattacatgacgaatgaagactctctcgcccgcccctaccgtcggtaggaagaataccccacttgcaagttcgctgtatccgacccggtgtccttcagtctcgtatagtcttagttattacacggctctctggaatgcttgattctgattggtcagttgagacatttgcaggttcgttcttttcaaataataaccgctccaaaataataacgcatagccggtactacttgcacgagtaaaatcgctccgcgccaataaagatcaataaagattactgtctgtttggcgccatcttgtgacaatcactcgacaaccacgacaagacacagagagcttactgagactgaacttgacaaaatagagcatgacagctacgaagccaacacacaaaaaaatacagaatgggcattaaaacttctcaaagactggctaaaagagaaaaaatggagacagacaagtatgaagcagaggatcttaataaggtattacgatcattttatgcatctgtgcaaagtttcgcggaaggataaaaatgttaatctaaaacaaatatgccaataaaatgtttcaaattcatattcatgtccagtttttttcttatgtggcaagtagccgtgtaataagcgggataatgtagaggcagccggtagttattgggaaataagccccttcagtgtgatacaagaccctccgcttcgcgtcaggtcctgatcacactgtcggggcttatttcccaataactaccggctgcctctacattatcccttacatatagaacgcatttactcccagacactagggggagctagtagagaaataatactcagacttgtcttgtgtgcctttaagtgttggggtccattagagtccattaaaatgagaaaaatcctggaatgttttcctcaaaaaacataatttcttctcgactgaacaaagaaagacatcaacattttggatgacatggtggtgagtaaatgatctggatttttttaaagaaaattgactaatcctttaatgtatATTACTGCTTTattctgttattttatttcTGTAACTTACTACTTCACCACTATTTGTACGaaagagagcgcgagagagaaagagatagaAAATTGACAGCACAGTTTAGTTTCCATTttttaacaaaccaccattatagCAATCAGTGTTGACACTTTTATCGAAATCAACTCGCATGAATCAAGAGCACAATTTCAGAAGTGACTTCATCTCTTGTGATTAAAGTGAAGAAAACTGTTTTAACTCACAGCTTGAGCGTCCTCATGGTCAAAGCGCAGAAGTTCCAGACTGCAGTCGGTCTCCAGCGGTCTGTCCAGATCCCACAGTTCTCCATTCACCCGGGCAATCACACAGTTATCTGCAAGACCCTGACTGCAATGCCATCATACACACTTATATAGTTACTCGTTACTGGACAAATCATTGGACACAAAACTTTCCAGCTAACTGCCACATAAACATACAGACAACAAATGACACAAGGTTAGAACGATGACTCTTCAAAGAGATGACGGTGAGTCCTCACCTGATGTTGCAGGCGATCTGATACGGGCTGCTCACCCAGGCTGTGGCCGGCACAGTCTGTCCATCAGGAAGCTGAATGGTGATGGGTTTCCCGCCCGCCGCTCGTTCAGCCAGAATAGAGTCGCTCTCCTTCTTCAGCTGATCGTAGAGCTCCAGACGCTCGGAGATAAAACCAGGCCAAGGGTTTAACTGAGAACAGAGGAGTGAGTGAAACATTCAGATCTGATCTAGAATCAGACAGCAGCTGTGAGGATCACATGAATGCTGCTGATGCAACCAGAGAGCAACCAAATCACAGACACACGTGAGAGATATGATGAAGATTACCTCTCCTGCTGCCTTCACTCCATCCTTCTTCTTGTTTATCTCTTGACTGTCTGGTGATTTTACTTTTGATGACGTCACTTTCTGCTGCCATGAATGAAAGCACAGCACAGGTGTGATCATGCTATCCATCTATCTTTCAGAGATGAAATCGATAGACAATTAAAATGCCCTTGTATATTTCCTATTTCAAATATAATCATGGATTAAATCACATTTTATAGAAGTTTCTATCTATGTTTCtttgtttgaaaacaataaGCTGGTCTAAGATCAGTGTAAGTTAGCTGGCTCACCTTTGAGCGAATCTTCTCCTTTGGTTCCTCGGTTTTGTTTTGGTTTGTGTCCTGTGTTCTCTGGTTCTGGTTCTTGTTCTGTTTTTTGTTCTGGTTCTTGTTCTGCTCCTGCTCGGATCGAAGGCCCCGGCGGAGGTGCAGCAGCCGGTATTTAAGTTTCTCGTTCTCGGTGCGCAACGCGTCCAGGTTCGAGCCGCTGGCCAGAGTGCTGAAGTCGAACCCGTCCGTCAGCCCGTCCTGCAGGCGGCTGATCTCACGACTCAACACCGCGATCTGCTCCTCCTGAGCGGCCAAGCGTGCGGCCATGCGCTCCGCCATCTTTAAAGCGCCGTAGGATCGAGTGACCGGTCAACGGTACCGTCTCTTTTACACAGTGAGATCTCCTTCCTGTAGAGACGACCGAATGATTTCTTCATGTATAATGATTCACCATAATTTAATAAAAGGTTTTacactttataaataaattctCATTTGGtaataaagtaaacaaaatTTGTGTAACGCCTATAAATGGATTAAATAAAAATCTCTATTTCTTAATCACAGTCGGTTATGATTGGTTTATCCTGAACAGCGATGAGAAAAGTAACGGGTTGAACATGACAACAAATCTTCAGGATCGGTCTGGAAAATTATTTACACCCGAATAATGGCACAGAAAAACTTGACTAGATATTAAACCGAACATAACACTTAATGCAAGTCTTGAACATAATAATTTGTGAAATTTTGACCGGGGCACTAAACCCCGCCCACGGTATGTGACGTCTCATCACAaatgtcatagcgccacctgccgAGCAGGCACGACAAACGCATTTGATATACAAATCATACACACAAGAACAAACCTACAACATTACTTTTTGATGAATACAAGCTAATTAATGTAAGCCTCTCGAATAGTGTTTATGTGATGTTAtgattctttttttatatatatttttaactatAATTTGTTCACTGTTAATTTTGTGctcttattttgtattttgtaattTCCAATGACTGGTATGCTCAACCAAAGGCTGATCGATACTTATATATTCATGTTGTAATCATATACCTTGATTGTTTGTAAAGttgaagtaaaaaaataatacatttctaAATCAATACATATAACATAATTTAACACAATATTACTCTTGCACTGGATGGGACATTTTGACTTAATATTATTCTATATGATGTCGCTACCATACTATATTACTGCCTCGTGTATTTTGCTAGATGCCTTAAAATACATGCAAATATCAAAGCACAGTTGTGAACaatattgtttaaatgtataacatttaaaatacatttgatacACTTGATGCCCTGAGAAATAATCGACCCCATCTGAAATGCGTGTATTCGCAGTATCGTATCGCGTCGGTAGGGGGCGCTCAGTGATGTCAGCGCCTGGTCAGCGCGCTGGTGCGTGACGTCACCACGCGGAAGTAAACATATCGCTGCACCTAGTGTGTAAACACGTTTATTTGATATTGAATAAATGTGGAACGATCTACGCTGTTTGTAAAATGTCAGCAGTGTGAGGTTACCTCAGAGATAATGTTTCTAAAAAATGTACTAATGTTGTACTTCTCACCGAGGATCATTTTTGCTGTTTATTGATTGATTTGTTTGATGTCGGTCTGGTTCGGTTCGGTTCGTTATGGCTGCGGGTTTCGCTCCGCCGAAGCTCAAAGATTTTATTCTCACTGAGAAGCTGGGAAGCGGCACATATGCGACAGTTTATAAAGCTTTCAGAAAGGCAAGCGATTATTCCGATTATAAatagtgtttttcttgtttgtttgagtgatcatgtgtttgtttattgctGACAGTTTGTTTATTGagcatttgtttgtttgcagACTGACAGCAGGGAGGCTGTGGCTGTGAAGGTGGTCAGTAAGAAAAGTCTGAATAAAAGCTCAATGGAGAATCTGCTGACAGAGATTGAGATCCTAAAGACGATTCGGCATCCACACATTGTGCAGCTCAAAGATTTTCAAGTACTGAACTGACAGCTCATGCAGTTTATTCATCGTGATGCTTTCTGTTAACGCTGGCTTTGTTTTCTGTGTCTGTAGTGGGACAGTGATAATATTTACTTGATTCTGGAGTGGTGTTCAGGAGGAGATCTGTCACGGTTCATTCGCACTCGCAGGATTCTCCCGGAGAGAG contains:
- the tars3 gene encoding threonine--tRNA ligase 1, cytoplasmic isoform X1 — its product is MAERMAARLAAQEEQIAVLSREISRLQDGLTDGFDFSTLASGSNLDALRTENEKLKYRLLHLRRGLRSEQEQNKNQNKKQNKNQNQRTQDTNQNKTEEPKEKIRSKQKVTSSKVKSPDSQEINKKKDGVKAAGELNPWPGFISERLELYDQLKKESDSILAERAAGGKPITIQLPDGQTVPATAWVSSPYQIACNISQGLADNCVIARVNGELWDLDRPLETDCSLELLRFDHEDAQAVYWHSSAHILGEAMERFYGGCLCYGPPIENGFYYDMFLDGQKGVSSTEFSNLENICKAIVKDKQTFERLEVSKETLLKMFKYNKFKCRILNEKVSTPTTTVYRCGPLIDLCRGPHVRHTGKIKAMKIYKNSSTYWEGRADMETLQRIYGISFPDSKMLKEWERFQEEAKNRDHRKIGKDQELFFFHDLSPGSCFFLPRGAYIYNTLTEFIREEYCRRGFQEVASPNIYNSKLWETSGHWQHYSDNMFSFPVEQDVFALKPMNCPGHCLMFGHRPRSWRELPLRFADFGVLHRNELSGTLTGLTRVRRFQQDDAHIFCTMDQIESEMKGCLDFLRCVYDVFGFSFQLHLSTRPEKFLGDIAVWNQAEKQLENSLNEFGEPWKLNPGDGAFYGPKIDIKIKDAIGRYHQCATIQLDFQLPIRFNLVYVGKDGDDKARPVIIHRAILGSVERMIAILTENYAGKWPLWLSPRQVMVVPVNPSLEEYAKQVCKRFVESGFMADADLDSSCLLNKKIRNAQLSQYNFILVVGEKERLTNSVNVRTRDNKVHGELTVDEVMARLSLLKQSRCRNAEEVF
- the tars3 gene encoding threonine--tRNA ligase 1, cytoplasmic isoform X2, with the translated sequence MAERMAARLAAQEEQIAVLSREISRLQDGLTDGFDFSTLASGSNLDALRTENEKLKYRLLHLRRGLRSEQEQNKNQNKKQNKNQNQRTQDTNQNKTEEPKEKIRSKKVTSSKVKSPDSQEINKKKDGVKAAGELNPWPGFISERLELYDQLKKESDSILAERAAGGKPITIQLPDGQTVPATAWVSSPYQIACNISQGLADNCVIARVNGELWDLDRPLETDCSLELLRFDHEDAQAVYWHSSAHILGEAMERFYGGCLCYGPPIENGFYYDMFLDGQKGVSSTEFSNLENICKAIVKDKQTFERLEVSKETLLKMFKYNKFKCRILNEKVSTPTTTVYRCGPLIDLCRGPHVRHTGKIKAMKIYKNSSTYWEGRADMETLQRIYGISFPDSKMLKEWERFQEEAKNRDHRKIGKDQELFFFHDLSPGSCFFLPRGAYIYNTLTEFIREEYCRRGFQEVASPNIYNSKLWETSGHWQHYSDNMFSFPVEQDVFALKPMNCPGHCLMFGHRPRSWRELPLRFADFGVLHRNELSGTLTGLTRVRRFQQDDAHIFCTMDQIESEMKGCLDFLRCVYDVFGFSFQLHLSTRPEKFLGDIAVWNQAEKQLENSLNEFGEPWKLNPGDGAFYGPKIDIKIKDAIGRYHQCATIQLDFQLPIRFNLVYVGKDGDDKARPVIIHRAILGSVERMIAILTENYAGKWPLWLSPRQVMVVPVNPSLEEYAKQVCKRFVESGFMADADLDSSCLLNKKIRNAQLSQYNFILVVGEKERLTNSVNVRTRDNKVHGELTVDEVMARLSLLKQSRCRNAEEVF